From Cydia strobilella chromosome 4, ilCydStro3.1, whole genome shotgun sequence, the proteins below share one genomic window:
- the LOC134740498 gene encoding inactive hydroxysteroid dehydrogenase-like protein 1 isoform X2 yields MLTRAMLPYMATRGRGAVVNISSSSELQPMPLMAVYAATKAYLRSFTHAIREEYAPKGIYVQHVAPFFVSTKMNAFSATVMAGGPLVPNPEAYARYAVAMLGRVQDTTGYWVHGVQAFFTQLAPVWFRTKVAWYLNQGFRQEYLRNQKVQ; encoded by the exons ATGCTCACCCGCGCCATGTTGCCTTACATGGCGACCCGAGGTCGTGGTGCTGTCGTTAATATCTCCTCGTCATCGGAATTGCAGCCTATGCCGCTCATGGCTGTATATGCAGCTACAAAG GCCTACCTCCGTAGCTTCACGCACGCCATTCGAGAAGAATACGCCCCGAAAGGTATCTACGTCCAGCACGTGGCGCCCTTCTTCGTGTCCACCAAAATGAACGCGTTCTCCGCCACCGTGATGGCCGGTGGGCCGTTAGTTCCTAACCCTGAAGCATACGCAAGATATGCAGTCGCTATGTTAGGAAGAGTACAGGACACGACGGGGTACTGGGTCCATGGAGTTCAG GCTTTCTTTACCCAGTTGGCTCCAGTCTGGTTCCGCACGAAGGTTGCGTGGTACCTCAACCAGGGATTTCGACAAGAATATCTACGTAACCAGAAGGTGCAATAG